A DNA window from Nitrospira sp. contains the following coding sequences:
- a CDS encoding ABC transporter ATP-binding protein (MaGe:77310075): MLLMSSPVLEVRTLTKRFGDFTAVNGISFALQPGEILGVLGPNGAGKTTTMHMLLGLITPTSGTISMFGMDLETHREAILQQVNFSSTYMSMPQSLTVEENLWVVARLYGLPDVQRRIDDIVMKLEMGEFRHKVTRKLSSGQMTRLALAKAFLTEPKILFLDEPTASLDPDIAHKIRALLKDERRASGLSVLYTSHNMREMEEMSDRIIFLQKGNLVAEGTAAQIVSRFGQTDLEDVFLKLARES, encoded by the coding sequence ATGCTGTTGATGTCGTCGCCCGTTCTTGAAGTCCGCACATTGACCAAGCGGTTCGGCGATTTTACCGCCGTGAACGGTATTTCATTCGCGCTGCAACCCGGGGAGATTCTCGGGGTCTTGGGGCCGAATGGCGCGGGCAAGACGACGACCATGCATATGCTGCTCGGCCTTATTACGCCCACGTCCGGCACGATCTCGATGTTTGGCATGGATCTGGAGACTCATCGAGAGGCGATTTTACAGCAGGTCAATTTTTCCTCGACCTACATGTCGATGCCGCAATCGCTCACGGTCGAGGAAAATCTCTGGGTGGTTGCCCGGCTCTATGGCTTGCCAGATGTGCAACGGAGGATTGATGACATTGTGATGAAACTGGAGATGGGGGAGTTCCGGCACAAGGTCACGCGCAAGTTGTCGTCGGGACAGATGACCAGACTGGCATTGGCCAAGGCGTTTTTGACGGAGCCGAAGATTCTGTTTCTGGATGAGCCGACCGCCAGTCTGGATCCCGATATCGCACATAAGATCAGGGCTCTGCTGAAGGATGAGCGGCGGGCCTCAGGGTTGAGTGTCCTCTATACTTCGCACAATATGCGGGAAATGGAAGAAATGTCCGACCGCATTATTTTTCTCCAGAAGGGCAACCTTGTGGCGGAGGGGACGGCCGCTCAAATTGTGTCGCGCTTCGGGCAAACGGACCTCGAAGATGTCTTTTTGAAGCTGGCCAGAGAGTCATAG
- a CDS encoding conserved membrane protein of unknown function (Evidence 4 : Unknown function but conserved in other organisms; MaGe:77310076), producing the protein MLETAISFVLGLVLGGFGVSAGWGLFWSVFALVGVARGTSKWQVVRASLTAGLIPLLMAVAVVWAMDGARLGTWPFLLGVAGVPVTLLGLGLRKLPDGTRVGERLVGGAQTMMDTMLGRHADCGGCGGCGEEHRH; encoded by the coding sequence ATGCTGGAGACAGCCATCTCGTTTGTGTTGGGGCTGGTGCTGGGCGGGTTCGGAGTGAGCGCCGGGTGGGGGCTCTTCTGGTCGGTGTTTGCTCTCGTGGGTGTGGCGCGCGGCACGAGTAAGTGGCAAGTGGTGCGGGCCAGCCTCACTGCAGGCCTCATTCCTCTCCTCATGGCGGTGGCGGTGGTATGGGCGATGGATGGCGCGCGTCTAGGCACCTGGCCATTTCTGCTGGGAGTGGCGGGAGTTCCAGTGACGCTGCTCGGGTTGGGCCTGAGGAAATTGCCGGATGGCACGCGTGTCGGCGAGCGGCTCGTGGGCGGAGCCCAGACGATGATGGATACGATGTTGGGACGGCATGCGGACTGCGGGGGATGCGGAGGGTGCGGCGAGGAGCATCGCCACTAG
- a CDS encoding Transport permease protein (MaGe:77310077) yields the protein MKLHRITAIVFRHLYLYRRSLPRIMEIFYWPFLDLVIWGFITLYLARYQTQVPGFVTFFLGALILWDILFRAQQGITISFLEELWSRNLMNLFASPLKPSEFLAATMVMSIFKVVCVSLVMGLCAWLFYDYSIFIIGLWLFPFVLNLVVTGWVIGVFTTSLIMRFGQEAEVLAWSMVFLFQPISCVFYPIDVLPVWLKPVAWANPAAHVFEGMRKVLSQSGQPLEHLGWAVGLNLLFLMAVIAWFHRTFAYCRNQGLLVRVGE from the coding sequence ATGAAACTCCACCGGATTACCGCCATCGTGTTCCGTCACCTCTATCTCTATCGCCGGAGCTTGCCTCGGATTATGGAGATCTTCTACTGGCCGTTTTTGGATTTGGTCATCTGGGGTTTCATCACGCTCTATCTCGCGCGGTATCAGACGCAGGTGCCTGGCTTCGTGACGTTTTTCCTCGGCGCGCTGATTCTCTGGGACATTCTGTTTCGGGCTCAGCAGGGGATCACTATTTCCTTTCTGGAAGAGCTCTGGTCGAGAAACTTGATGAATCTATTCGCGAGCCCGTTGAAACCGAGCGAGTTTCTTGCCGCGACCATGGTCATGAGCATCTTCAAGGTGGTTTGTGTGTCGCTGGTGATGGGGCTCTGCGCCTGGCTGTTTTACGATTACAGTATTTTCATTATCGGACTCTGGCTCTTTCCTTTTGTGCTGAATCTGGTCGTGACCGGGTGGGTTATCGGCGTCTTCACCACCTCCTTGATCATGCGGTTTGGCCAGGAGGCCGAGGTGTTAGCCTGGAGCATGGTGTTTCTCTTTCAACCGATCTCCTGCGTGTTCTATCCAATAGACGTCTTGCCGGTCTGGCTGAAGCCGGTGGCCTGGGCCAATCCTGCTGCGCATGTGTTCGAAGGCATGCGGAAGGTCCTCAGCCAGTCTGGTCAGCCGCTTGAGCATCTGGGTTGGGCGGTCGGGCTGAACCTTCTGTTTTTAATGGCGGTAATTGCCTGGTTTCACCGGACGTTTGCCTATTGCCGGAACCAAGGACTGCTGGTCCGGGTGGGAGAGTAG
- a CDS encoding hypothetical protein (Evidence 5 : Unknown function; MaGe:77310078) yields the protein MKRRGGRHLTVAAPSSNQTKRNLLPAVALSAAATTVAATTAAATKSATAAATTASAGLLRARFIDGQSPAAEIGAIQRRNCRLCFRV from the coding sequence TTGAAACGCCGAGGGGGCCGCCACCTCACGGTGGCAGCCCCCTCTTCAAACCAGACTAAACGGAATCTATTACCAGCGGTCGCGCTTTCCGCCGCCGCCACCACCGTTGCCGCCACGACCGCCGCCGCCACCAAATCCGCCACGGCCGCCGCCACCACCGCCAGTGCGGGGCTCCTGCGGGCGCGCTTCATTGACGGTCAAAGTCCGGCCGCCGAAATCGGCGCCATTCAACGCCGTAATTGCCGATTGTGCTTCAGAGTCTGA
- a CDS encoding Fe2OG dioxygenase domain-containing protein (MaGe:77310079), with protein sequence MESLGTVPSATVSLSDLQTFSFLRSPVLVVENFWSADERQYFRDAMNQAAWKSLLDLPKVREDFPQSGNWAKAEIGASQGNRFLSRLQLPCIQEHMESFPNIIGRHMGFSYYSYSAGDCLLTHDDTSQGQPMGGRPAPLRRIALVSYFHEEWQSDWGGELIVYETRSTHTTEKPSLSVTHCIEPRPGSLVMFTVPRFHRVCRVDQTAGQHRRLSIAGWFMTEHA encoded by the coding sequence GTGGAAAGTCTGGGAACAGTGCCTTCGGCGACGGTGTCGCTCTCGGATCTACAGACGTTTTCATTTCTCCGGAGCCCGGTGCTGGTCGTGGAGAACTTTTGGTCGGCCGACGAACGGCAGTATTTTCGCGATGCGATGAATCAGGCGGCCTGGAAGAGTTTGTTGGATCTTCCCAAGGTGCGAGAAGACTTTCCACAGTCCGGCAATTGGGCCAAAGCGGAGATCGGAGCGTCTCAGGGGAATCGATTCCTCTCCAGATTGCAGTTGCCTTGCATCCAGGAACATATGGAGTCGTTTCCGAACATCATTGGCCGTCATATGGGGTTCAGCTACTATTCGTATTCGGCCGGAGATTGTCTGCTCACGCATGACGATACGAGCCAGGGGCAACCGATGGGAGGCCGGCCGGCGCCGTTGCGGCGAATCGCGCTAGTGAGTTATTTCCATGAGGAGTGGCAGTCGGATTGGGGCGGGGAGTTGATTGTGTATGAGACCCGTTCGACTCATACGACAGAGAAGCCGTCGTTATCCGTCACGCATTGTATCGAGCCGCGTCCCGGTTCTCTGGTCATGTTCACGGTGCCCAGATTTCACCGCGTGTGCCGGGTCGATCAAACCGCCGGCCAGCACCGCCGGCTCTCTATTGCCGGCTGGTTCATGACAGAGCATGCCTAG
- a CDS encoding Putative Response Regulator (Evidence 3 : Putative function from multiple computational evidences; MaGe:77310080), with protein sequence MTLSTPNQPSSQTSATILVVDDEPSIVNLCRALLQPEGFTILEADGSSEALKICSKHEGQIDLLLTDLVLPPPGFQLASGTNEFPHVHGHELAKRAAMIRQGLRIILMSGNPDKELASHGIKRGALPFVQKPFEKSTLIQLIHAVLQSPPPTLNLQPGKSASDIDWFG encoded by the coding sequence ATGACACTATCTACGCCCAATCAACCATCCAGCCAAACATCAGCGACCATCCTTGTCGTGGACGATGAACCCTCGATCGTCAACCTGTGCCGGGCGCTTCTCCAGCCGGAGGGATTCACCATCCTTGAGGCCGACGGAAGCTCAGAAGCCCTGAAGATCTGCTCAAAGCATGAGGGCCAGATCGATCTGTTACTGACCGACTTAGTGCTCCCACCGCCTGGATTTCAGCTTGCGTCAGGAACCAACGAGTTTCCCCATGTTCACGGGCATGAGCTCGCCAAACGCGCCGCCATGATCCGCCAGGGGCTCAGAATCATTCTGATGTCGGGAAATCCTGACAAAGAACTCGCCAGCCACGGCATCAAGCGAGGCGCGCTGCCATTCGTGCAAAAACCCTTTGAGAAATCCACGCTGATTCAGCTCATTCACGCAGTCCTGCAGAGTCCTCCTCCGACACTTAATTTGCAGCCGGGAAAATCGGCGAGCGACATCGACTGGTTCGGGTAA
- a CDS encoding putative Outer membrane protein OprM (Evidence 3 : Putative function from multiple computational evidences; MaGe:77310081), giving the protein MTRPSPLLALASIALTLAGCVQGQNYERPTIDVPNKWSQIAAADPAQFPADQQPDAEWWRAFGNDELTGLIERALQQNHDVKRAVARVLEGRAAVMSAAAGLYPQVNLQGSYSSLSVSKNTLAGLGLARGGQPGPQVFATPGSTFNLWSGSMDLRWELDFWGRIRRGEEAALAEVGANEQDARAIALSLIGDLGQSYFRIRELDEQLEIARRTLAVRQESLEIIKTRAAAGLASDLDVARTDVLVAEAAGSIPDLTRSRALELHRLEVLTGSAPGSLALSEKTLNAAVTHPEIPVGLPSQLLERRPDILQSEATLIAANARIGQARAYFFPTLSITGQGGLQSAEFANWFSGNSWNYSIGPSITLPIFLGGTNVARLDQAESRYRQMLESYQQTILQAFREVADLLVSLHTRAEQLARQREQLTAAQSAMTLATVRYRKGLVNYLDVLDAQRSVLTAETQVVLTERARLTDMVSLFKALGGGWSKPATATSPS; this is encoded by the coding sequence ATGACACGGCCATCGCCTCTACTCGCACTCGCATCGATCGCGCTGACGCTCGCCGGTTGCGTGCAGGGACAAAACTATGAGCGCCCGACCATCGATGTCCCGAACAAGTGGTCGCAGATCGCGGCGGCAGATCCGGCGCAGTTTCCCGCCGATCAACAGCCCGATGCCGAATGGTGGCGCGCGTTCGGAAACGACGAGCTTACCGGTCTCATCGAACGGGCCTTGCAGCAGAATCACGATGTGAAACGCGCCGTCGCGCGGGTGCTGGAAGGCCGGGCGGCCGTCATGTCCGCGGCAGCGGGGCTCTATCCGCAGGTCAACCTGCAAGGCAGCTACAGCAGCCTGTCTGTATCGAAAAATACCTTGGCGGGCCTGGGACTCGCGCGTGGCGGACAACCGGGGCCGCAAGTGTTCGCCACCCCCGGCAGCACGTTCAATCTTTGGAGCGGATCCATGGATCTTCGCTGGGAGCTGGATTTCTGGGGCCGCATCCGCCGCGGCGAAGAAGCGGCGCTCGCGGAAGTCGGCGCGAATGAGCAGGACGCGCGGGCCATCGCACTCTCCTTGATCGGCGATCTCGGACAGTCCTATTTCCGTATTCGCGAGCTCGACGAGCAACTTGAGATCGCCAGGAGAACCCTGGCGGTCCGGCAAGAGTCGCTCGAGATCATCAAAACGCGGGCGGCGGCCGGCCTCGCGTCCGACCTGGATGTGGCCAGAACCGACGTGCTGGTGGCAGAGGCCGCCGGATCGATTCCCGATCTGACCAGAAGCCGGGCGCTGGAACTGCACCGACTCGAAGTCCTCACCGGTTCCGCGCCGGGCTCACTCGCGCTCTCCGAGAAAACCCTGAACGCGGCGGTGACTCATCCGGAGATCCCCGTCGGCCTTCCATCCCAGTTACTGGAGCGGCGGCCAGACATTCTTCAATCGGAAGCCACATTGATCGCCGCCAATGCACGTATCGGGCAGGCTCGCGCCTATTTTTTTCCAACACTGTCCATCACCGGCCAGGGCGGCCTCCAGAGCGCCGAATTTGCCAATTGGTTTTCAGGAAACAGCTGGAACTATAGCATCGGCCCTTCGATCACACTGCCGATCTTCCTTGGCGGAACCAACGTGGCCCGGCTCGATCAGGCAGAATCGCGTTACCGGCAAATGCTGGAGAGCTACCAGCAGACGATCCTGCAAGCGTTCCGAGAAGTCGCCGATCTGCTGGTGTCCTTGCACACGAGAGCCGAACAACTGGCCCGCCAGCGGGAACAGCTCACCGCCGCCCAGTCGGCTATGACGCTGGCCACCGTTCGCTACCGCAAAGGCCTGGTGAATTACCTGGACGTCCTCGATGCTCAGCGAAGCGTCCTCACCGCGGAGACGCAGGTGGTTCTGACTGAACGGGCCAGATTGACGGATATGGTCAGTCTATTCAAAGCGTTGGGAGGAGGATGGTCCAAGCCCGCGACGGCAACATCGCCGTCTTAG
- a CDS encoding HlyD family efflux transporter periplasmic adaptor subunit (MaGe:77310082) yields the protein MIIFKRLSVWAALAGTVFAAWALMGANKTEPMPTPIAEPPRSPYEHTVAASGIIEAVNENVRIAPPAAGLITQLFVAVGDQVKDQAPLFQLDDRELRAQLLIRDAAIPPLQAQIDEQKYRIGDLDTQLRRLKSVHDERAVSEDDLKRTWYALEVAKRALLRLEANLKQAIAQREEATILLDRLTVRAPREGTILQVNVRAGEYATTGASEPLMLLGDTQRLQVRADVDEVNAPLVAPQASGVASLKSMAGSPIPLTFVRIDPYVVPKKSLTGDNSERVDTRVLQIIYRFDRPPFPVYAGQQVDVFIQRHPASPAAPTPQPAAARQQEPAP from the coding sequence ATGATTATCTTCAAACGCCTCAGCGTCTGGGCTGCCCTGGCCGGAACCGTCTTTGCGGCCTGGGCTCTGATGGGCGCCAATAAAACCGAGCCGATGCCGACGCCGATTGCAGAACCGCCCCGTTCCCCCTATGAGCACACGGTCGCGGCATCGGGCATCATTGAAGCCGTGAACGAGAACGTTCGCATCGCGCCGCCGGCCGCCGGCCTGATTACCCAACTGTTCGTGGCCGTCGGCGATCAGGTGAAAGACCAGGCGCCGCTCTTCCAGCTCGACGACCGGGAGCTGCGGGCTCAACTGCTGATCCGCGACGCGGCCATTCCGCCCTTGCAGGCCCAGATCGACGAGCAAAAATACCGCATCGGCGATCTCGACACGCAGCTGCGCCGCCTTAAATCCGTGCACGATGAACGCGCCGTCAGCGAAGACGACCTCAAACGCACCTGGTATGCCCTCGAAGTGGCCAAGCGCGCGCTGCTGCGCCTTGAAGCCAATTTGAAACAGGCGATCGCCCAGCGCGAGGAAGCCACCATCCTGCTCGACCGGCTGACGGTTCGGGCTCCACGCGAGGGAACGATCTTGCAGGTCAATGTGCGCGCGGGCGAGTACGCCACCACGGGAGCAAGCGAGCCGCTCATGCTGCTCGGCGATACCCAGCGTCTTCAAGTGCGCGCCGATGTCGACGAAGTGAATGCGCCGCTGGTCGCCCCGCAGGCATCGGGAGTCGCCTCGCTGAAATCCATGGCCGGATCCCCAATTCCTCTGACCTTCGTCCGCATTGACCCCTATGTGGTGCCTAAGAAATCGCTGACCGGCGACAATAGCGAGCGGGTCGATACCAGAGTGCTCCAAATCATCTATCGGTTCGACCGGCCGCCGTTCCCCGTCTATGCCGGCCAACAGGTCGATGTCTTCATCCAGCGCCATCCCGCAAGTCCGGCTGCACCAACGCCACAGCCTGCGGCTGCGCGCCAACAGGAACCGGCGCCATGA
- a CDS encoding Lipoprotein-releasing system ATP-binding protein LolD (MaGe:77310083): protein MDHSTEQQTPAAAVSLRGIVKSFGTGDTKVTVLRGIDLDIYLGEILLLVGESGGGKTTLLSAIAGILDIDDGAIDVLGVPLSELPAAKRTTFRGQTMGFIYQQFNLLPALTAAENVAVPLLIQKIARAEALQRARVLLERVGLGDRADFLPKNLSGGQQQRVAIARALVNEPRLLICDEPTAALDGPNGQKVMELLREVGRAPDRCVVIVTHDSRIFHFGDRMANLTDGRIVSIEAIAREGTA, encoded by the coding sequence ATGGATCATTCCACAGAACAGCAAACACCAGCGGCAGCAGTCAGCCTTCGCGGCATCGTGAAATCCTTTGGCACCGGCGACACCAAAGTGACCGTGCTCCGAGGGATCGATCTCGATATCTATTTGGGGGAGATCCTGTTGCTCGTCGGCGAATCGGGCGGCGGGAAAACCACCTTGCTGTCCGCCATCGCCGGAATCCTCGACATCGATGACGGCGCCATCGACGTGCTCGGCGTGCCGCTGAGCGAGCTGCCGGCCGCGAAACGCACAACCTTTCGAGGCCAGACAATGGGATTCATCTACCAGCAATTCAATCTGCTGCCGGCGCTGACGGCCGCCGAGAATGTCGCGGTGCCGCTCCTCATCCAGAAGATCGCCCGCGCTGAAGCCCTGCAGCGCGCGCGAGTCCTGCTCGAGCGCGTGGGGCTGGGCGACCGGGCTGACTTTCTGCCGAAAAATCTTTCCGGCGGCCAGCAGCAACGCGTGGCGATCGCCAGAGCGCTCGTCAATGAGCCGCGCCTCCTCATCTGCGATGAGCCGACCGCCGCGCTGGATGGGCCGAACGGGCAAAAAGTGATGGAGCTGTTGCGCGAGGTGGGCCGCGCGCCGGACCGCTGCGTCGTCATTGTCACCCACGACAGCCGGATCTTTCACTTCGGCGACCGCATGGCCAATCTCACGGACGGACGGATCGTCAGCATCGAAGCGATTGCTAGGGAGGGGACCGCATGA
- a CDS encoding Putative ABC-type transport system, permease component (Evidence 3 : Putative function from multiple computational evidences; MaGe:77310084), translating into MNYVALKMLFGDRAKYLMLLCGLTFAVMLIVQQGSIFWGLMLWSQSSVSNLNVPIWVTDPGIAQVDEVKPIADTAVDRVRSVPGVEWAVPLYKGLLRARLSNGDYHQITLTGLESSTLIGRPAEVLEGRFEDILQPDAVVLDQWAVERMGGPSAIKIGTIFELNDKLARVVAIAKTQKSFTNIPVVYTTYERALRYVPRERRTLSYVLAKAKDDVPVAEVIRRIHKETGLGAFTADDFGWKTIGWILKNTGIGINFGTTIFLGFIVGMAIAGQTFYLFTVENLRQFGALKAMGASTFTLARMILLQAFTVGLTGYGLGIGLATAFGFLTARSGGLPFAETWQLLLLVLIALLAICTFSALISIVKLARLEPAVVFR; encoded by the coding sequence ATGAACTACGTGGCGCTCAAAATGCTGTTCGGCGACCGCGCGAAATACCTCATGCTGCTGTGCGGCTTAACCTTCGCCGTGATGCTGATCGTCCAGCAAGGCTCGATCTTCTGGGGCTTGATGTTGTGGTCCCAATCCAGCGTCAGCAATTTGAATGTGCCGATCTGGGTCACGGATCCTGGCATCGCGCAGGTCGATGAGGTGAAACCGATCGCCGACACCGCCGTAGACCGTGTGCGTAGTGTGCCTGGCGTGGAATGGGCCGTCCCGCTTTACAAAGGCCTGCTCCGTGCGCGACTCTCCAATGGGGACTACCATCAGATCACACTCACCGGCCTCGAATCCTCAACCCTCATCGGCCGGCCGGCCGAAGTCCTGGAAGGCCGGTTCGAAGATATCTTGCAGCCTGATGCCGTCGTGCTGGACCAATGGGCCGTGGAGCGCATGGGCGGGCCTTCCGCGATCAAGATCGGCACGATTTTCGAGCTGAACGACAAGCTGGCCCGCGTCGTCGCCATCGCCAAGACACAGAAAAGTTTTACCAATATCCCCGTGGTGTACACCACCTACGAACGCGCCCTCCGCTACGTGCCTCGTGAGCGCCGGACCCTCTCTTATGTCCTCGCCAAAGCGAAAGACGACGTGCCCGTTGCAGAGGTCATCCGGCGCATCCACAAAGAAACCGGCCTCGGCGCATTCACCGCCGACGACTTCGGCTGGAAAACCATCGGCTGGATTCTCAAAAATACCGGCATCGGCATCAACTTCGGCACGACCATTTTTCTGGGCTTCATCGTCGGCATGGCCATCGCCGGGCAAACATTTTATCTGTTCACCGTCGAGAATCTCCGGCAGTTCGGCGCGCTGAAAGCCATGGGCGCCTCGACATTCACCCTGGCGCGAATGATTCTCTTGCAAGCCTTTACCGTCGGGCTCACCGGCTACGGCCTTGGGATCGGACTGGCGACAGCGTTCGGTTTCTTGACGGCCAGAAGCGGAGGACTGCCCTTCGCCGAAACCTGGCAATTGCTCTTGCTGGTGCTGATCGCGCTGCTGGCCATTTGCACATTCTCAGCCTTGATCAGTATCGTCAAACTCGCGCGGCTCGAACCGGCCGTGGTCTTCCGGTGA
- a CDS encoding hypothetical protein (Evidence 4 : Unknown function but conserved in other organisms; MaGe:77310085): MNSPKRLTPEHLSRTIEEYFAERQTWLLPSGEQTKDGTRLSWCGDVLEYLTEGLAERLAARGITFSKAFPGPFRLMDEDRLADGRHIRRFWTMALDHGCPIARLCTYFFHRHDQVALPQPPQVIAYPIDYPEPDTEEPA; this comes from the coding sequence ATGAATTCACCCAAGCGTCTGACTCCAGAGCATCTCAGCCGAACCATTGAAGAATACTTTGCTGAGCGACAGACCTGGCTGCTTCCTTCCGGCGAACAGACCAAAGACGGAACACGGCTGTCCTGGTGCGGCGATGTGCTGGAATATCTCACGGAAGGGCTGGCGGAACGATTGGCAGCGCGCGGCATAACGTTTAGCAAAGCATTCCCTGGCCCATTCCGGCTGATGGACGAAGATCGGCTGGCGGACGGCCGGCATATTCGCCGATTCTGGACGATGGCACTGGACCATGGCTGCCCCATCGCCCGTCTCTGCACCTATTTTTTTCACCGCCATGACCAGGTGGCGCTGCCGCAACCACCCCAAGTGATCGCGTATCCCATCGACTATCCGGAACCCGATACGGAAGAGCCGGCATGA